AGCTCGTCCGACAGTGCGAAGTGCGCTTTCGCGAAACCCAAATCGGCCAGACGCAATGTCCAGCGCGACGGGCCTTGCGACTTCGGCAATTGAAACGACCAGTTATCGCGCCCGTCCTTGAGCCGCTCGAGGTCGATCGACGGGTTGACGAGATCGATCGACGGAATCGAGATGACATGCGCCAACAGCGGCAACACCTCGACGTCGAAGCTGATCGAGTCGAGCCTGGCGAAGATCATCGACGTAGCCCAGGAGGGATTGCCGATCGTAATGTCGTAAGCCGAAAATCGCGGCCACGGCACCCATGCTCGCCAGCCGTGCTCACCCGCGGGGTGCTGCCAGCCGACGCGCAAATCGCCGTTGATCGCGAACGGCCGCCCGATCGCTTGCGAAACTTTGTCGTCGACCCAAGGCCGTGCGCGACTCCAATCGAAGGTCGCCACGAATAGCGCCAGCGCCGCGCAAAGCACGAACAGGACGATGACGATCCAGGCAAGGATTTTGCCGGCGGTGCGGGCTACGGTTGCGGGGTGCGGCATGCATGTGTCTCGATCGTTCGTTGAGCGGCGCCGTGCGGCGCTGCGGCCTGCGGCGAAGCCAGCCTTCATAGCCCCATGGGCAGCAATCACCATGCCGCGCGCGGCCATGATCGCCTATCATGTCGAGTCGCATCGCGCCCACGCGCCTTGCCCGCCGGGCGCCCGACTCGCTCCACCACTCTACCGCTTTGCGGCTGTACGGCTTTACCGCCTCATCGACGACAGACCTGCCAGATGACCGCCCCTTTCCTGCTCGAAGCTCGCGCGCTCGTCAGACGCGACGCACGTACGGCGGCGACGCTGCTCAGCGCGACCGATTTCGCGCTCGGCGCCGGCGAGCGCGTCGTGATCGCGGGGCCATCGGGTTCAGGCAAGAGCGTGTTCTTGCGTGCGCTGGCGCTGCTCGATCCGATCGATGACGGGCATATTCTCTGGCATGGGCACGGCATCGACCGGCACGCTATCCCACGTTATCGGCGCAGCGTGGCGTACGTGCGCCAGCGCCCGGCGCTCGTCGAAGGGACCGTCGAAGACAACTTGCGCTACCCGTACTCGCTGCACACCTACCGCGACGTGCGCTTCGACCGCGACCGCGCCGCGCGACTCGCCCACGCGGCCGGTCGGGGCGAGGATTTTCTGGACAAACGCGCGAGCGATCTGTCGGGCGGAGAAGCACAAGTGGCCGCGCTCATTCGCGTGTTGCAACTCGCTCCCGAAGTGCTGCTGCTCGACGAACCCACCGCTTCGCTCGACCCCGAAGCCGCCCGGGCAATCGAAACGCTCGTGGCGGATTGGTTCGAAGCCGATCGGGCGGTGCGCGCGTCGATTTGGGTGT
The sequence above is a segment of the Trinickia acidisoli genome. Coding sequences within it:
- a CDS encoding ABC transporter ATP-binding protein, translated to MTAPFLLEARALVRRDARTAATLLSATDFALGAGERVVIAGPSGSGKSVFLRALALLDPIDDGHILWHGHGIDRHAIPRYRRSVAYVRQRPALVEGTVEDNLRYPYSLHTYRDVRFDRDRAARLAHAAGRGEDFLDKRASDLSGGEAQVAALIRVLQLAPEVLLLDEPTASLDPEAARAIETLVADWFEADRAVRASIWVSHDPAQAERVGQRRLTMRAGCLAARQEIIE